The genomic window TCAGCCGCGCTGATGATCCCGAGCTTCCGGGAGCCGATGCGTTTGAGGGCCTTTCGCAATCCGATAGCCTCTCCCTCGGCACGTCCCTCTCGGAGGATCTTCTGATACGTGGATGATTCGCGCATGTTCTCCACCCCCGTGATGACTCGGTCCACGATCTCGTCGGAGAACTTCAGGCCCATGAGGATGTACGTGGCGGTCCAGAGCGCCTTGAATTGGCCCTCGGGCGCCCCGGCCTCGAGCTTGCGCCGGATGGCCTGGAGGACGCCCGGCAGCCGCTCCTCGGTGACGTCCGCGATCGCGGCGAGGGGCGCGACCGCGGGGGCGGCCGAGAGGATCGCCTCGGCGGGCAGCTCCCAGATCCGCACGACATTATAGCGGAAGTCGTGGCAGGGGTCGCCTCCGGGCAGCTCGCGGCGGTAGAGCCCTGCCATCGCCGGCCCGTCGGCCTCGCGGGCGAGCAGCAGGGCGACGCTCCGCACCGGGAGCTCATGCCGGTAGTGCACCAGGACGTTGTACCGCAGCATCCGGAGCGGGAGCGAGGCGTTGTAGCTGGTCTGGAACTCGACGTGGGCGAGCCAGGGCTCCGGCTCGTCCACGCGGATCACGGAGTCGGCCTCGGCGGTGACGGTGGACAGCTCGGCGCTCTGGACCCGGGCCGGGCCGACGGGCCGGCGCAGCAGGACCTCCAGCAGCGGGCCGGGGGCCTCGCCGAAGATCTCCTTGAGGATCGCGTCGAACGGCTTCGCCATGACGGCTCGGCCTCCTCGCGAGGCAGGCCGCGTCAGCGCGGCTCGGGCCGGTCTCCCGAGTCGCGCGGGAGCTCGCCGAGGAGCTCGTCCCAGCCGTTGGTGAAGAGGACGCGCTCGCTGAGGCGCTCGAGCGTCTCGAGGTCGGCGACGCGGTCGACGGCCGCCTCGTGGGCCGGCTCGATCGCCCCGAACTTGATCCGGCCCAGCCGCTTGATCGTCCGCTTCAGCTCCTGGATCTGGCCCTTGACCACGCCCTCGTTGAGGATCTTCAGGTAGGTGGAGGATTCCGCCATGTTTTCCACTCCGCTGATGAGATGGTCCGCGACTTCGGCCGAGAACTTCAGGCCCATGAGGATGTACGTGGCGGTCCAGAGCTTCCGGAACCGGTCCTCGGGCGTCTCGGCCTCCAGCTTCTCCCTGATGGCGTGGAGGACGCCGGGGAGCCTATCCGCCGAGACGTCCGCGATCGCGGCGAGCGGGGCCATCGCGGGATCGGCCGAGAGCAGCGACTCCGCGGGCCACTCCCAGAGTCTGATGGTATTGTAGCGGAATTCCAGGGAGGCGTCGTCACCGAGGGGAGCGGGGCGATAGATGCCGGTCATGGCCGGTCCGTTGGCTTCCTTGCACAACAGCAGGGCGATGCTCCGCACCGGGAGGCGGTGGCGGTAGTGGGCCAGGACGTTGTAGCGGAGCATGCGCAGCGGCAGGGCCGGGTCGTAGCTGGTCTGGAACTCGACGTGGGCGAGCCAGGGCTCCGGCTCGTCCACGCGGATCACGGAGTCGGCCTCGGCGGTGACGGTGGACAGCTCGGCGCTCTGGACCCGGGCCGGGCCGACGGGCCGGCGCAGCAGGACCTCCAGCAGCGGGCCGGGGGCCTCGCCGAAGATCTCCCTGAGGATCGCGTCGAACGGCTTCGCCATGGCGACTCAGCGCGTCTCGGCCGGGCCGCCGGAGTCGCGCGGGAGCTCGCCGAGGAGCTCGTCCCAGCCGTTGGCGAAGAGGACGCGCTCGCTGAGGCGCTCGAGCGTCTCGAGGTCGGCGACGCGGTCGACGGCCGCCTCGTGGGCCGGCTCGATCGCCCCGAACTTGATCCGGCCCAGCCGCTTGATCGTCCGCTTCAGCTCCTGGATGCCTCCCTGTCGGAGGATCTTCAGGTAGGTGGAGGATTCCGCCATGTCTTCCACTCCGGTGATGAGTCGGTCCACCAGCTCGTTCGGGAACTTCAACCCCATCAGGATGTACGTGGCCGTCCAGAGCTTCCGGAATTTGTCGCTGGCGATCTCGCGTCCCATCGTCTGGCTGATGGCCTGGAGGACTCCGGGGAGTTCCTGCTCGGTCACGTCGGCGAGGGTGGCCAGCGGGGCGGCGGACGGGCCGGCCGCGATGACCTCCTCCGCGGACCACTCCCAGAGCCTCACGACATTATACCGGAATTCGAGCCGAGGTTCGGCCCCCGGGAATGCGGCCCCGTAATGGCCGCTCAGTGCCGGGCCGTCTGCTTCGCGTGCAAGCAGGAGGGCGATGCTGAGTACCGGGAGGCGGTGGCGGTAGTGGGCCAAGGCGTTGTACCGCAACATGCGCAGCGGTAGCGAGGCGTCGTAGCTCGTCTGGAACTCGACGTGGGCGAGCCAGGGCTCCGGCTCGTCCACGCGGATCACGGAGTCGGCCTCGGCGGTGACGGTGGACAGCTCGGCGCTCTGGACCCGGGCCGGGCCGACGGGCCGGCGCAGCAGGACCTCCAGCAGCGGGCCGGGGGCCTCGCCGAAGATCTCCTTGAGGATCGCGTCGAACGGCTTGGACATGGCGCGTCAGCCCTCGCGGAGCCACCTCGCCACGTCCGGGGCGTGATAGGTGAGGATCATGTCGATGCCGGCGCGCTTGAAGCCGGTCAGCGTCTCCAGGACGATCCGACGCTCGTCGATCCAGCCGTTGCGGGCGGCCGCCTTGACCATGGCGTACTCTCCGGAGACGTTGTAGGCGGCCAGGGGGACGCCGAAGGTGTCCTTGATCCGGCGGGCGACGTCCAGGTAGGCGAGCGCCGGCTTCACCATGACGATGTCGGCGCCCTCGGCCAGGTCGAGGGCCGCCTCGCGGATCGCCTCGTCGCCGTTGGCCGGGTCCATCTGGTAGCTCCGGCGGTCGCCGAAGGCGGGGGCGCTCTCGGCCGCCTCGCGGAACGGGCCGTAGTAGCCGCTGGCGAACTTGGCCGAGTAGGCCATGATCGGGGTCCCCGTGAAGCCCTCGGCGTCGAGGCCCTCGCGGATGGCCTTCACCATGCCGTCCATCATCCCCGACGGGGCGATCACGTCTGCGCCCGCCCGGGCGTGGCTGACGGCCTGGCGGGCCAGGAGCGGGAGCGTCGCGTCGTTGTCCACGTCGAGCCGGCCGCCCCGGTCCGAGAGCGGGCCGCAGTGGCCGTGGTCGGTGTACTCGCAGAAGCAGAGGTCCGTGATCACCAGGAGCTCGGGCGCCTGCCGCTTGGCGATGGAGACGGCCTCCTGGACGATGCCGTCGTCGCGGCAGGCCGCGGAGCCGAAGGCGTCCTTGGAGTCCGGGATGCCGAAGAGGAGGATCGCCGGGATCCGCAGCTCGACCACCTCGTCGATCGCCTCGCGGAAGCGGTCGAGCGAGAGCTGGAACTGCCCGGGCATCGAGGGGATCTCCCGCCTCAGGTTCGTGCCGTGGTAGACGAACAGCGGGTAGATGAGGTCGTCCACCCCCAGGCGGTTCTCTCGCGTCAGGTCGCGGAGGCGGGGGTGGGCGCGGAGGCGCCTGGGGCGGTGGAGCGGGTAGCCGGCCGTCGGCTGGAAGGTCATGCGGGGATCCTCGGTGTAAGCGACCGCGGCGGGGCGACCGGCGATCCGCCGGTCGCCCCGCCGCCGGGACGCGATCGATTCGATGGGGGGTGCGGGCGGCCGGCCGGCTCGCGGCCGGCCGCCCGGGGCCGATCAGTGGCCCCGCTTGCCGTGGCCCGGCGGGGGCAGGGGCGCCAGCCGGATCTCGGTGTTGTTGGCGTCGTAGCAGTCGAGGTGCAGGTGCTCGGCCGCCACGTTCTCCTTGAAGCCGACCTGGATGGTCATGTTGGAATCGGCCTCGATGCGGGCGATCTCCTTCCGCTTGCGGTTGTTCAGGTAGGTCGCCACGCTCGAGCTGACGGTGACGTTGATGCGGCGGATCTCCTCGCGGTGCGAGGCCAGCGCCAGCAGCCGCATGACGTCGATGGCCATGCTCTCGGCCGTCTTGACGACGCCGGAGCCGGTGCAGTTGGGGCAGTCCTCGTAGACCGACCGCTTGAGGCTGGGGCGGATCCGCTGGCGGGTCATCTCGATGAGGCCGAAGGCGCTCATGCGGAGGATCTTGGTCCTCGCGCGGTCGCGCTTGATCGCCTCGCGGAGGGCCCGCTCGACGCCGCGGCGGTGCCGCTCCTCGCGCATGTCGATGAAGTCGTTGACGATGACGCCGCCGAGGTCGCGGAGCCGCAGCTGGCGGGCGATCTCGCGGGCGGCGCGGAGGTTCATCTCGTAGGCGGTCTTCTCGGCGTCGTCCTCCACGCGGAAGTTGCCCGAGTTGACGTCGATGGCCACGAGGGCCTCGGTCTGGTCGATGACGATGGAGCCGCCCTCCGGCAGCGGGACGTGCCGCCGCTGGATCTTGGCGATCTCGTCCTCGATGCCGTACTTGTGGAACAGCGGCACCTTCTCTTCGTACAGCTTGATCCGGTTGACGAACCGGGGCATGACCACCCGGAGGAACTCCTGGGCCCGCTCGAAGGCGGCCGGCTCGTCGATCCAGATGGTGTCGATCTCGGACGTGAAGATGTCCCGGATGGTCCGGGTGATCATGTCCGATTCCTGGTAGATGGCGCCCGGGGTCCGGGTCTTCTTGATCCGCCGGAGGATCACCTTCCAGAGCCGCAGCAGGTAGGCGAGGTCGCGGGCGAGCTCCCGCTTGGATCGCTCCAGGCCGGCGGTGCGGACGATGAAGCCGAGCCCCTTGGGCGGGTTCAGCTCGTGCATGATCTCGCGGAGCTTGCGGCGCTGGCCCTCGTCGACGATCTTGCGGGAGACGCCGACGCGGTTCAGGCCCGGCATGAGCACCAGGTAGCGGCCGGGGATGCTGATGTAGGTGGAGAGGGTCGGGCCCTTGGTGCCGATGCTCTCCTTGATGACCTGGACGAGGACCTCGTCGCCGCGGCGGAAGATCTCCTGGATCGGGGGCTTGGAGGCGCCCCGCCCGCGGCCGGCCCGGCCGCCGCGCCCGGCGGCGTCCTCGCGTCGGGGGCGAGCCTCGGCGGGCCCGCGGAGGCCCATCTCCCGCTCGAGGGCCTCGATCTCCTCGATCTCCTTGCGGATCTCCTGCTCGAGCTCGGGGTCGATCTCCTCCTCGGCGACCCGGGGCGCGTCGGCCAGGTCGTCGTCGTGGAGCAGGTCCTCGTGGTCGTCGATGTCGACGTCGAGGCCGGCGACCTCCTCGATCTCGTCGATCTCCTCGATGTCGAGCTCGCGGACCCCGGCGCGGCGGACGTCCTCCTCGTCCGCGTCGCGGCCGAAGGAGGGGCCGAAGTCGGCCTCGGCGGCCTCGTCGTCGAGCTCGGCGGCGAATTCATCCTGGGCGGGCGAGCCCGGCTCATCGATCCGGTCGCGGTCGCGCCGGCGGCCGCGTCGACGCCGCCGTCGCTTGCCGTCGCGGCCCTCGCCGCGGGCGTCGGCGGCCGCCTCGGGCGGGCCGAACGGCTCGTCGTCGGCGCCCAGGAACTCGCGGGACTCGATGTCCGGGACGTCGTCCCGGGCCGCCTCGGGCCAGGCGAAGGCGTCCGGCGCGGCCTCGGGGGACGGGTCGGCCGCCCTCAGCCGCTCGCGGCGGGGGACGTAGCCGGGCTCCCCGGCGCGGGCGTGGGGCCTGGCCCGCTCGCGGGGGGGCTCCGCCGGCTCGGCGGGCCGCACGCGCTCGGGCTCGTGCTCCGGCTGGGGCCGGGCGTACCGCGGCGGGGCGGGGGCGGGCTCCGGCGGGGCCGCCTCTCGCTCCCTCGGCCTCTCCCGATCGCGGTCGCGGTCCCGCTCGCCCTCGGCGCCGCGGGAGCGGATCGCCGCGCGGCCGCCGCGGCGGCGGGGCTCGTCGGCCCTGGGCCCGGGCTCGAAGGCGTCCGGCTCGTCCTCGATCGGGGCCGCCGCGGCCCGCTCGTCCGGGGCCTCCAGGTCCTCGGCGTCGAAGGCCGAGGGCGCCCGGGGGGGGCGTCCGGCCGGCGGCGAGGGCCGGCCGCGGCCCCGGCCGCGATCGCGGCGCGGCTCCCTGGGGGCGAAGGACTCGATCTCCTCCTCGTCGCGGGCCTCGCGGGGCGGCTCGGCCTCCGGGGGCTCGGCCGGGCGATACCGCCCCCGCTCCGGGGCCTCGGCCTCGGCGGCCGGGGGCTGCGGGAGCCGCGACCGTTGCGTCCGGCTGGGGGGCAGGTCCGGGTCGAAGAAGTCGGCGGGGCGGGCCGATCGCCATCGCCCCTCGGCGGGCTCCTCCGGCGCGGCCTCCCGCTCCCGCTCCCTCTCCCGCTCATATTCCCAGCCGCGCTCCACGGCCTCGGTCCACGAGGCCCGCTCGACCTCCTCGCGCCTCTCGGCGGCCGGCTCGCGCGGCTCGGGGCGCGGGGGCTCGGGGGCCCGAGGCGGCTGGGGCAGCGGCCCCAGCTCGTCGGCGAGCCCTTCCCCGAAGGACCGCGGCGCCTCGGACCGGTCGCGGCGGCCGCGGATCGAGCGGTCCGGGCGCTCCCGGTCCCGGTCCCGGTCGCGGTCCCTGGGCGGGCGATCCTCGGAGCGGGGCGGCGGGAGCGACGGGGGGAGCGGCTCGCCGAAGGCGTCCGGCCTGGGCCGCCGCCGGTCCTCGCGGTCGCGGCGCGGCTCGCGCGGGCGGGCGCCCGGGGCCGGGAGCTGGGCCGCGCCGGGCTCCGGCTCGTCCTCGGCGGAGGCGGCCCCCTGGTAATACTGCGGCTCGACGTCGGAGACGTGGAGGAACCCGTTGCGGCCGACCGAGAAGTCCACGAACGCGGCCTGGATCGCCGGCTCGAGGTTCACGACCTTGCCCTTGTAGATGTTCCCCGTGTAGCTCTCGTGGCTGGTGCGCTCGACGTACAGCTCCTCCAGCACGCCGTTCTCGACGATGGCGATGCGGCATTCCTCGGGCTGGAGGACGTTGATCAGCATTTCTTTTTTCATGCGGGCTGTTTCCGGGAGTCACGCGGCTCGCGTGATCGTGTGGTTTGGGGTGTCCGATCCGCGGGGCGGATGCGGGGTCGATCCCGGTCCTCGGGGCCCGCGGGGCGGCCGGATGGGCGCGGGACCCGGTGGGTCCGGCGCGGCCGGCGGCCGGCGGGGGGAACGGCGATGCCTCCGGGGCATCCGCTGCGGGCCTATCCTCTCGTCTCGTCGCTGCGGGCCAGTTCGATGCGGGCTCGCGCCAGGACGGATCCTCGATCCAGCAGGTCGCGGAGGCCCAGGGTCTCGAGCAGTTCCTCGGGGCGGGCCGAGCCCTCCGGGGTCACCCGGAGGCTGGCCTTGAGCGTCCCGTCCTCGGTCAATTCGGCGTCCAGGAGCGCGGCGCGAACGTCGATGGGCTGCTCGCGGCCGTCGTCGTGGCGGCGGCGGATCACCGGCCGGCTGGCCTCGCCCAGGAGGGCTTGCAGCGCGGACCGGGCGTCCTGCCGACGCTCGGGGGGGACGTCGAGGTGGTACTCCGCGGCCACCGGCCGGGGGGCCGGGGATCGGTCGGGGAGGGCCTCGACGTCGAGCCAGTCGAACCCCGGAGGGGAGACGCCGCGGAGGCGCCCCAGGACCTCCTCCGGATCCTCCGGGCGGGACAGCTCGAGATCGACGATCTCGGAGCGCCCCTCGATGCCCAGGCCCAGGGGCATCGCGAAGACGATCCGCGCGCGGGGGTTGAAACCCTGGCTCAGGGCCACGGGGAGCCGCGCGCGGCGGAGCATCCGCTCCAGGCAGCGCAGCAGGTCGCGGTGGCTGATCAGGCGAAGGTCCCCTCGCTTGGCGAATCGGAGTCGCAGCTTCGTGGCGGTCGTCATGGCCTGGGGCGTGGCAAGGCGCGGCCATCCGGCGCGGCGGGTCGTCCGCGGCGGTCGATCGGGCCGTCCCCCGGGTCGCGGGGGGCCCGGCGCGGGGTCGGCGGGCCGGAGTCCTTGGGAAAGGGGTGAAGGGTTTCGGTCAAGGGACACTCGTGGTGTTGGCGGCCCTCCCGCCGGCATCCGCCTCGCGGGCCGCGTCGCGGCCGGGCCGCGGCGTGTCGGGGAGGGCCTCGCGGAGCCGCCGCTCGAGCAGGGCGGCCACCTCCGCGGCGGTCTCCATGGCCATCGCCTCGGCGGCGAGGGCGGCCGCGTCGTCGTCGCGGATCCCGCGGATGACGCGGCGGACCTCCGGGAGCTGGTGCGGCGGCATGCTCAGGTGCCGCAGGCCCAGGCCCAGGAGGAGCATCGCATAGAGCGGGTCGCCGCCCATCGCCCCGCAGACGCTGACGTCGATCCCCCGCGCCGCGGCGGCCCGGACCACCCGCTCGATCAGGCGGAGCACGGCGGGGTCGGCGGGCGAGTACAGGTCGGCGAGGGCCTCGTTGGTCCGGTCGACGGCGAGCGTGTACTGGACGAGGTCGTTCGTGCCTATCGAGAAGAAGTCCACCTCCTTCGCCAGGTGATCGGCCACGAGGGCCGCGGCGGGGACCTCCACCATGACCCCGACCGGCGGGTCGCCGCGGAAGGCGACGCCCTCCGCCGCCAGCCCCGCGGCCGCCTCGCCCAGCAGGGCGCGGGCCCGGCGGATCTCGGTGATCGTCGACACCAGGGGGAACATGATCCGGACGTCGCCCAGCGCCGCGGCGCGGAGCAGGGCGCGGAGCTGGGGCCGGGACAGCTCCGGATCCCGCAGGGTCAGCCGGATGCTCCGCAGGCCCAGGAAGGGGTTGGCCTCGCGGTGGGCCGAGGCCCGGTAGCGCTCCAGCTTGTCGGCCCCGAGGTCGAGGGTCCGGATGACGATCGGGCGGCCCTGCAGCGAGCGGATCACCGCGGCGTACGCCTCGTACTGCTGCTCCTCGGTCGGCGGGGACTCCGCGGTCAGGAACAGGAACTCGGTGCGGTAGAGGCCCACCCCCGCGGCGCCCAGGCTCAGGCAGGCGTCCACCTCCGCGGCGAACTCGATGTTGCCCCAGAGCTCCACCCGCGTGCCGTCGAGCGTCACGGCGGGGAGGCCCGCCTGGCGGGAGAGGACCTGGAACCGCTCCGACCGCTCCTCGGCGGCGGCCCGGTAGCGCCCCCGCGTGGCCTCGTCGGGGTCCAGGATGACCAGCCCCTCGTCGCCGTCGATGATCGCCGTGCGGGCGTGCCGGGCCCGCTCCAGGAACCGCCCCAGGCCGACCACGGCGGGGATCTCCAGGGCCGCGGCGACGATCGCCGTGTGGCTGGCCCGGCCGCCGGCCTCGGTGGCGAAGCCGAGGACCCGGCGGGGATCCAGGCCCGCCGCCTCGCTCGGCGAGAGGTCCCGCGCCAGGATGACCGAGGGGGCGGTCAGGTCGTCCTGGAGGCCGCCGGGCCTGCGGCCCTGGAGCTGGCCGAGGATCCGCGCCTCGATGTCCCGGACGTCGGCGGCGCGGGCCGCCAGGTGGGAGTCGCTGAGCTGCTCCAGCCGGGAGGCGTGCCCCTCGAGGATCTCGATGACGGCGTGCTCCGCCGAGATCGCGTCCCGCTCGATCCGCAGGCGGGCCCCGTCGCGGAGCGTGACGTCGCCGATCATCCGGGCGTGGGCGCCGAGGATGTCGGCGTACTGCGGCCCGAGCCGGTCGCGGGCCTCGATGCCGGCCTGCTCCGCCTCGAGCCCGGCGTCCCGCAGCGCCCGGTCCAGCCGCGCCCGCTCGGCGTCGATCGCCTCGCGGGGGATGTCCCGGGGGGGCAGCCGCCGGCCCAGCGGGCTCGCCGCCACCACCGGGCCGATGGCGATGCCCGGGCTGACGGCCAGGCCCCGCAGCACCTGCATGGGGGGGGCCGCGGGCGTCGCGCCGTCGGTGGGGTGGGGAGGGGCCGGTGGCGGCATGCCAGCTTTCCTGTCTTTCGCTCGGCCTCGCGGGGCCCGTCCGTCGCGGGCCGGGGCCCGGCGGGGTGCTTGTGTCGTCTCGGGGCCGGCCCCGGCGGCGGCCGCCGGCCGGCCCCGCCCGGTCATCGGGCGGGCTCCCGGGGCTGCTCCGGCACCGCCTCGCCTTCCTCGTCCTCGTAGAACCGGGCGACGACCAGCTCCTCGAGCGCCTTGATCGCGTCCTCGGCGTCCGGCCCCCGCGCCTCGATCTCCAGCCGGGTGCCCCGCTCCGCGGCCAGGGACGTCAGGTCGAGGATGCTCTTGCCGTTGTACTGGTTGCCATTGTAGAGGATCCAGACCTCCGACCGATAGCGGAGCGCGAGCTTGACGAACTTGTCGGCGGGGCGCAGGTGCAGGCCGAGGGCGTTGCTGATCTCGACCGGGCGCCGGAAGGTTGCGGGTTCGTCGCTCATCATCTGCTCGATCGGCCGGGGACGGGGACGGCCGCCGGCCGGGCCGGCGGTCGGGGCCTCTTTGCAAGGGATCGCCGGCCCCCGCGGCCTCGGCGCGGGGGGCGAGGACGCCGCGGGGCCCGCTCGCGGCGGGGCCCCCGCGCGGGGCGGGGCGGGGGAGGGACGGGATCCCGCTACAGCGTGTTCTGATCCGCGTCCTCGAGCACCTGGACGACCTGCGCCTTGTCGTCGGCCTGCCGCAGGAAGCTCACGAACCGCTCGTCCTTCAGGTGTCGCGAGATGTTCTCCAGGGCCCTGAGGTGGTCGCCGGGCTGGTTCTGGGGGGAGACCAGCAGGAAGAAGATGTTCACGGGGTCGCCGTCGAGGGCCGCGAAATCGACCCCCCGGCGCGACAGCGCCACGGTCCCGATCAGCCGGGTGAGCGTCGCGTGCCGCGTGTGGGGCACGGCCACCCCCATGCCGATCCCCGTCGAGCCCAGCTCCTCGCGGCCCAGGATGGCGCGGATCACGCTCTCGACCTCCGAGTCGGGGAGGTATCCGGACGCGTTCAGGCCCTGCACCATCTCCCGGATCGCCGCTTCCTTGGTCGTCGCCTGCATGTCGACGATGATCGAATCGCGAATCACGAAATCCGAAAGCTTCATCCGCCCCTCCCTACGATGGGCCGCCGGATCCCTGCCGGGATCCCTCGACGGCGCCGGTATCAAGACGCTCAGGCGGGCACCAAGGCCAGGAGGACGGCGGACCACCTACCCGCTGCGCTGCGCCCGCGGCCATCGCGTGCGCGGGCCTCCCCGAGGCCCGACGACCCGAGCCGGCGGGCTTCACGCCGATCCGGGGGGCTCCGCCTGGTCGCTCGACCGGGGCGGGACCCCTCCCTGAGACGCATCGCCCTTGTGTTTCTGGACCTTCTCTTTGTAGCGGCGGAGCTGGTTCTCGACCTTGTGCACGCACAGGTCCATCGCCGCTTCGGGGGTCGGGCCCACGTCGCTGGCGACGAAGTCGTGCTTGTGCTCCGCCGACACCAGGATCTCGACCTCCCAGAGCTGCTTCGCGTGGTTCGCGGCCACCTCCACCGCCATCAGTCGCCCGAAATACTTGAGCAACTTCTCGGACTTCTCGTGAAGATGGCGATGCTGCTCGGCCGTCAGCTCGCCGTGGCGCGTCGAGATCTCGATTTGCACTCACGTGCTCCTTCCGTCGCCCGCCCGCCGCGTCATGGGAAGTCGCGGGGCGACTACAAAAAGTAACCCGTCCCGGCGGCGGCGGTCAAGACGACACCGGGCGAAGATCGGCCGCCGGCCCGACGCCCCGACGGCGATCCGAGGGCCGGCCGGCGGCCCCCTGGCCCGCGCCCCGCCGCTCGCTTATGGTTGAGGGCTCGCGGCCCGCCGGGCGGGCCGCATCCGAGGCCATCCGGCCATTTCAGGCGAATTCGCGGCGAGGAGGGGCCCCGGTGTGGGAGCAACGTTATGACCCCCTGGGGGCCTGGCCGCTGTCCACGGCGGCGGCGGCCCTCCCGGTCCTGCTGCTCCTGGGCCTGCTGGCCTCCGGGAGGGTCGGCGCCGCCCGCTCGGCGCTGGCCGGGCTGGTCGCGGCGTGCCTGGTGGCCTGGGGGGCCTTCGGGATGCCCGCCCCGATGATCGCCCAGGCGGCCGGCGTGGGCGTCGCCTTCGCCGCCTTCCGGATCCTCTGGCTCATCGTGTCGGCGGTCTTCCTCTACGACATCGCCGTGGAGACCGGGGAGTTCGAGGTGATGAAGGCCTCGATCGCCTCGCTCTCCGGCGATCGCCGGCTCCAGGCCGTGCTCATCGCCTTCTGCTTCGGGGCCTTCATCGAGGGGGCGGCGGGCTTCGGCGCGCCGGTGGCCATCTCGGCGGCCTTCCTGGTCGGGCTGGGGTTCCGGCCCTTCCAGGCGGCCCTCCTGTGCCTCATCGCCAACACCGCCCCGGTCGCCTGGGGGGGCATCGGCACGCCGCTGCGGACCCTGGGGGCGGTGACGGGCCTGGACGTCGAGGCGCTCAGCGCGACGGCCGGCCGGATCCTGCCGCCGCTCTCGCTGCTGATCCCGTTCTGGCTCGTGCGGACGATGACCGGCTGGCGCGAGACCTTCGCCGTCGCCGTGCCGCTGGCCGTCATCGGCGGGACCTTCGCCGGCGTGCAGTTCCTCTGGTCCAATTTCCTGGGGTTCGAGCTGGTGGACATCGCCTCGTCGGTCTCCAGCATGGCGGCCGGGGTGCTCGTGCTCCGCGTCTGGAAGCCATCGAGGGCCTGGCGGTTCGGCCACGAGTCGCCCGGCGACGATGGCGACGGCGCGGCGGGCGTCGATCGGGACGCCGACGAGGCCGGGGCCGCGGCCCCCGCCCCCGCCCCGACGCCCCGCCAGGTCGCCCGGGCCTGGATGCCCTTCCTGCTGCTCACCGTCACGGTGATGATCTGGGGCCTGCCGGCGGTCAAGCCGCTGGGCCTGCCGGCCGTCAAGGACTGGCTGGACGCCCGGCTCTCGTGGAAGCCGGAGGTCCCGGGGCTGCACCTGAAGGTCGCGCGGGGGGAGGCGGTCACCGGGCATGCCCGGCCGGAGCCGCAGGACCTGGAGAAGGCCGTCCTCGAGGTCGTCCCGCTCTCCTCGACGGGGACGGCGGTCTTCCTCGCGGCGGTGCTCGGCGGCCTGTACCTGGGCGTCTCGCCGGCCCGCCTCGCCGTCCTGCTGGGCAGGACCGTGCGGCGGATGGTCCCCGCCATCCTGGCGATCCTCTGCATGCTGGCGCTGGGCTTCGTCACCCGCTACTCGGGCATGGACGCGGTCCTCGGCCTGGCCTTCACCCGGGCCGGGCGGCTGCTCTACCCGGTCTTCGGGACGCTGCTCGGCTGGCTGGGCGTCGCCCTCACCGGCTCGGACACGGCGAGCAACGTCCTCTTCGGCAACCTCCAGCGGATCACCGCCGACAAGCTGGGCCTCTCCGCCATCCTGATGGCGGCCGCCAACACGACCGGGGGGGTGATGGGGAAGATGATCGACGCGCAGTCCATCGTCGTGGCCGCGGCGGCGACCGGCGAGGGGGGCAGGGAGGGGGAGCTGCTCCGCGCCGTCTTCTGGCACAGCCTGGCGCTGGCCCTGATCGTCGGGGCGATCGTCTGGGCCTATGCCCACCTGATGCCGGGCGTCGTGGTCGTCCCCCCCGCCCCGGCGGGATGAGTCCGCCCGCGGGCGGGGGGATCTCCACGCGATGCCCGGCGAGGGGGCGGGCGGCCATGCCGCCGTCGGTGAGTCCGGCGGCGGCCGTGCCACGCGGGGGAACGGGGCGGTGGGGCCTGGGGGAAAGGCGCGGCCGGGCCCGACCGTTCAGTTCCTGCCCCGCAGCGAGGGGAGGGTGTCCAGCTCGGAGGGGTCGGACCGGTAGCCGGCGTCGGGGCCCTCCTGCAAGGCCTCCCGCGCCTCCGGCGCCTCGTGGGGCCTCTGGGCCCGCTCCAACGGCTCCCTGTCCCGAGATGTCGGGGGCGTGGGGAGCTGCGTCTCGATCTGATGGTCCTGACGGGAGTTCGACTTGCGGACGGACTTGGTCTTGGGACGGGTACGGGTTGCCGTGGCCATGGGACACCTCCCCGCGCGTCGCGGGATAATCCGTGGGAGGTGCGGATCCGGCCCGCGGAATGCAGGCGTCCATCCGTCCCCC from Aquisphaera giovannonii includes these protein-coding regions:
- a CDS encoding Rne/Rng family ribonuclease — translated: MKKEMLINVLQPEECRIAIVENGVLEELYVERTSHESYTGNIYKGKVVNLEPAIQAAFVDFSVGRNGFLHVSDVEPQYYQGAASAEDEPEPGAAQLPAPGARPREPRRDREDRRRPRPDAFGEPLPPSLPPPRSEDRPPRDRDRDRDRERPDRSIRGRRDRSEAPRSFGEGLADELGPLPQPPRAPEPPRPEPREPAAERREEVERASWTEAVERGWEYEREREREREAAPEEPAEGRWRSARPADFFDPDLPPSRTQRSRLPQPPAAEAEAPERGRYRPAEPPEAEPPREARDEEEIESFAPREPRRDRGRGRGRPSPPAGRPPRAPSAFDAEDLEAPDERAAAAPIEDEPDAFEPGPRADEPRRRGGRAAIRSRGAEGERDRDRDRERPREREAAPPEPAPAPPRYARPQPEHEPERVRPAEPAEPPRERARPHARAGEPGYVPRRERLRAADPSPEAAPDAFAWPEAARDDVPDIESREFLGADDEPFGPPEAAADARGEGRDGKRRRRRRGRRRDRDRIDEPGSPAQDEFAAELDDEAAEADFGPSFGRDADEEDVRRAGVRELDIEEIDEIEEVAGLDVDIDDHEDLLHDDDLADAPRVAEEEIDPELEQEIRKEIEEIEALEREMGLRGPAEARPRREDAAGRGGRAGRGRGASKPPIQEIFRRGDEVLVQVIKESIGTKGPTLSTYISIPGRYLVLMPGLNRVGVSRKIVDEGQRRKLREIMHELNPPKGLGFIVRTAGLERSKRELARDLAYLLRLWKVILRRIKKTRTPGAIYQESDMITRTIRDIFTSEIDTIWIDEPAAFERAQEFLRVVMPRFVNRIKLYEEKVPLFHKYGIEDEIAKIQRRHVPLPEGGSIVIDQTEALVAIDVNSGNFRVEDDAEKTAYEMNLRAAREIARQLRLRDLGGVIVNDFIDMREERHRRGVERALREAIKRDRARTKILRMSAFGLIEMTRQRIRPSLKRSVYEDCPNCTGSGVVKTAESMAIDVMRLLALASHREEIRRINVTVSSSVATYLNNRKRKEIARIEADSNMTIQVGFKENVAAEHLHLDCYDANNTEIRLAPLPPPGHGKRGH
- a CDS encoding TIGR03936 family radical SAM-associated protein; protein product: MTTATKLRLRFAKRGDLRLISHRDLLRCLERMLRRARLPVALSQGFNPRARIVFAMPLGLGIEGRSEIVDLELSRPEDPEEVLGRLRGVSPPGFDWLDVEALPDRSPAPRPVAAEYHLDVPPERRQDARSALQALLGEASRPVIRRRHDDGREQPIDVRAALLDAELTEDGTLKASLRVTPEGSARPEELLETLGLRDLLDRGSVLARARIELARSDETRG
- the ptsP gene encoding phosphoenolpyruvate--protein phosphotransferase produces the protein MPPPAPPHPTDGATPAAPPMQVLRGLAVSPGIAIGPVVAASPLGRRLPPRDIPREAIDAERARLDRALRDAGLEAEQAGIEARDRLGPQYADILGAHARMIGDVTLRDGARLRIERDAISAEHAVIEILEGHASRLEQLSDSHLAARAADVRDIEARILGQLQGRRPGGLQDDLTAPSVILARDLSPSEAAGLDPRRVLGFATEAGGRASHTAIVAAALEIPAVVGLGRFLERARHARTAIIDGDEGLVILDPDEATRGRYRAAAEERSERFQVLSRQAGLPAVTLDGTRVELWGNIEFAAEVDACLSLGAAGVGLYRTEFLFLTAESPPTEEQQYEAYAAVIRSLQGRPIVIRTLDLGADKLERYRASAHREANPFLGLRSIRLTLRDPELSRPQLRALLRAAALGDVRIMFPLVSTITEIRRARALLGEAAAGLAAEGVAFRGDPPVGVMVEVPAAALVADHLAKEVDFFSIGTNDLVQYTLAVDRTNEALADLYSPADPAVLRLIERVVRAAAARGIDVSVCGAMGGDPLYAMLLLGLGLRHLSMPPHQLPEVRRVIRGIRDDDAAALAAEAMAMETAAEVAALLERRLREALPDTPRPGRDAAREADAGGRAANTTSVP